The following nucleotide sequence is from Micromonospora sp. WMMD1120.
CGGCAACGGCGCGTGCGGCTTCCTGCTGAAGGACTCCGGGCCCGCGCTGCTGGTGGAGGCCGTCCGCGCGGCCGTGTCCGGCGACGCGTTGATCAGCCCCTCCATCACGGTACGACTGCTGGAGCACCTCAGCTCACCCGCCCCGGCCCTGGACCACTGTGGGTTGTCACCGCGGGAACTCGACGTCGTGAAGCTCGTCGCCCGGGGACTGACGAATGCCGAGATCGCCGGGCAGCTCTTCATCGCGGTCGGCACCGTCAAGACCCACCTGGCGAGCGTGCAGTCGAAGCTCGGGGCCCGCAACCGGGTCGAGATCGCCGCCTGGGCCTGGGCGCGCCGCCTCGTCGACTGACGGGACAACGACCGGGTGAGACGCCGCAGGAGGTCACTGTGAACGGAGGTAACCGCGTGATGACGGACGGGTAACGCCCACCGGCGGGGTCTGGCGCGCGCCACGACCTCTTGCGACGCTAACCGTGTGTATGACTACGACGTGGTGGTGCTGGGGTCCGGGCCGAGCGGCCAGAAGGCCGCGATCGCCGCCGCCAAGCTCGGCAGGCGGGTCGGCATCGTGGACCGCCGCGACATGATCGGTGGGGTGTGCATCAACACCGGCACCGTCCCCTCCAAGACGTTGCGCGAGGCCGTGCTCTACCTGACCGGCCTGAGCCAGCGGGACCTGTACGGCAGCAGCTACCGGGTCAAGGAGGACATCACCGTCAGCGACCTGGCCGCCCGGACCCAGCACGTCATCACCCGGCAGACCGACGTCATCCGCAACCAGCTCGCCCGCAACCGGGTCACGATGATCACCGGCACCGGCCGCTTCGCCGACGCGCACTCGATCTGGGTCGACGGCGGCGCCGGCCGCGAGTCGAAGGTGACCTTCGACAAGGCCATCATCGCCGCCGGCACCCGCCCGGCCCGCCCGGACAGCGTCGACTTCGACGACCGGACCATCGTGGACTCCGACGGCGTGATCAACCTGCAGGCCGTGCCGCGCAGCATGGTCGTGGTCGGGGCCGGTGTGATCGGCATGGAGTACGCGTCGATGTTCGCCGCGCTCGGCACCAAGGTGACGGTGGTGGAGCGCCGCGAACGGATGCTCGACTTCTGCGACGACGAGGTCGTCGAGTCGCTGAAATACCACCTGCGCGACCTGTCGGTGGCGTTCCGCTTCGGCGAGGAGGTCGCCGCGGTGGAGAAGCACCAGACGGCGGCGCTGTGCGTCCTCAAGAGCGGCAAGAAGATCGTCGCGGATACGGTGATGTACTCGGCCGGGCGGCAGGGCCAGACCGACGACCTGGCCCTGGAGGCGGCCGGGCTGGCGGCGGACCGGCGTGGCCGGATCGCCGTCGACGCCACCTACCGCACCCCGGTGGAGAACATCTACGCCGTCGGCGACGTGATCGGCTTTCCGGCGCTCGCGTCCACCTCGATGGAGCAGGGCCGGCTCGCCGCCCAACACGCCTGCGGCGAGCCGATCCGGGAGATGCACGACCTGCAACCGATCGGCATCTACACCATCCCGGAGATCAGCTTCGTCGGGCAGACCGAGGCGCAGCTCACCGAGTCCTCGACCCCGTTCGAGGTGGGCGTCGCCCGCTACCGGGAGCTGGCCCGCGGCCAGATCGTCGGCGACTCGTACGGCATGCTCAAGCTGCTCGTCTCCCCCGACGACGGTCGGCTGCTCGGGGTGCACGTGTTCGGCACCGCGGCCACCGAGATCGTCCACATCGGGCAGGCCGTGATCGGCTGCGGCGGCACCATCGACTACCTCATCGACGCGGTGTTCAACTACCCGACGCTGGCCGAGGCGTACAAGGTCGCCGCTCTGGACGCCTCCAACAAGATCCGCAACATCACCCGCATCGACGGTTGAGCGCACAAGAGGCTCGGCCGGCGCGGGAGAGGCTCCTCCGCGCCGGCCGAGCGTTGGTCAGCTCGCCGAACAGCTGGGGCTGAGGCTGCCGGCGGTGCCGTTGGCCTGGAAGCCGAACTCGGTGGACTGCCCGGCGGCCACCTGGCCGTTGTAGGCCACGTTCGTCCAGGTCGTCGCGCCGGAGCTACCGCTGCGGTTGGCACTCCAGGCGTTGGTCACCGTCGCGCCCGACGGGAGGGTGATCGCGACCCGCCAGCCGTTGAGAGCCGACGAGCCGGCGGTCACCCGCACGTTCGCCACGAAGCCACCGGTCCACTGGTTCACCGACACCGTCGCGGTGCAGCCACCCTGCGTCGGCGGATCGGTCGGCGGGTCCGTCGGCGGATCGGTCGGCGGGTCGGTGGGCGGGTCCGTCGGCGTGGTGCCGCTGTTCAACGCCGCGAGGACCGCGTCGTACGCCGGCTTCTTCTGGCCGCTGCCGTTGAACAGCAGCGGGGTCTGGTTGGACCGCCAGGAGTCGCTGTCCCGGATGCCCCACACCGTGATGCCGGTGCACCGGGCCACCGCCAGGCAGTCCTCCACGACACTGCGGTACGTGTTGGCCGGGGCGCCCTGGATGTCCAACTCGGTGATCTGCACGTCCACGCCGAGGGCCGCGAAGCTGGACAGCGTGGTGCGGTAGTTGCTGACGTACGGCGAGTCGTTGTTGAAGTGCGACTGGAAGCCCACGCAGTCGATCGGCACGCCCCGGGACTTGAAGTCCCGCACCATGTTGTACACCGCCTGCGTCTTGGCGTGCGTCCAGTTGTCGGTGTTGTAGTCGTTGTAGCACAGCTTGGCGTTCGGGTCCGCCGCGTCGGCCGCCCGGAACGCCGCCTCGATCCAGTCGTTGCCGGTGCGCTGGAGGTTCGAGTCCCGACGCGCTCCCGAACTGCCGTCGGCGAACGCCTCGTTCACCACGTCCCAGGCCACGACCTGACCCCGGAAGTGGGTGGCGACCTGCGTGACGTGGTTGAGCATCGCCGACCGCAGGGCGCTGCCGCTCATGCTCTCCATCCACCCCGGCTGCTGCGAGTGCCAGGCGAGGGTGTGGCCGCGCACGCTCATGCCCCGGCTGCGGGCGTGGCTGACGATCCGGTCCGCGTCGGTGTAGCTGAACCGACCCTGTTGTGGCTCGGTCGCGTTCATCTTCATCTCGTTCTCGGGCGTCACCGAGTTGAACTCACGGTTCAGGATCGTCGTGTACGCGGAGTCGTTCAGCTTGAACGCCGCCACCGCCGCGCCGAAGTACCGACCCTTCTCGGCGGCGGACGTGCCCAGCGTCGTTCCGGCGGCGGCCGGCGCCGTCATGAACAGCGCCATGCCGGCGGCGAGGGCGCCCACACCGGTCAGCGCGACGGCGGCTCTCGACGCCGCCTTCCATCTGGTTCTTCTCATCTCGGGCGACTCCTTCTGTGGTGGGGTGGAAGGGAAAATCAGGACACCGCACAGGCGGTGCCGTTGAGGGCGAACGACGACGGCTTGCCGGTGCCGCCCTCGTGCGTGGCCTGGAAGCCGATCTCGACGGCGGCGTTCGGGGCGATGGTGGCGTTGTAGGAGACGTTGCGGGCGGTCACCGCGCCGCTCGCCGGGGCGTACTGGGCGTTCCAGCCGCTGGTGATGCGCTGGCCGGTGGGCAGCGTGAAGGTCAGCTCCCATCCGCTCACGACGCTGGAGCCGGTGTTGGTGATCGCGACGCTCGCGGTGAGACCGGTGTTCCAGGCGTTGACCGTGTACGCGACACGGCAACCGCCACCGCTCGGCGGCGGGGTCGTCGGCGGTGGCGTCGTCGGTGGTGGGGTCGTCGGCGGCGGGGTGGTCGGCGGCGCGGCGCCGTCGAGGCCGAAGAACCGGATCACCTGGGCGGCGTCGACCGGGATGTTGTGCGTGACACCCTGCATGCTGATCGCCTCCACCGGCGCCAGCGGACCGTTGCCGCCGTAGCGGGTGCGGGTGTACCCGGACTGCGGGGTGTCGGTGTACGTCGGCGTCTGGCTCAGCCCGTGCACGTTGGTCCACTGCTTGACCTGCTCGCCGAAGTTCGGATAGCGCAGCGTGTCGTCGTTGGTTCCGTGCCAGACCTGCATCCGTGGCCGCTGCCCGGTGTACCCGGGGTACGCCTCCCGGACCAGGTCACCCCACTGCTGGGCGGTCCGGATGAGTTGCCCGTTCGCGCACTGGCTGTTCCACTCCGAGGTGCCGCCAGTGGCGAAGCAGGCGAACGGCACCCCGGCGAAGGAGGCGCCCGCCGCGAACACGTCCGGGTAGACGCCCAGCATGACGTTCGTCATCATCGCGCCGGACGAGGTGCCGGTGGCGAAGATCCGGGTCGGGTCGGCGGAGTAGCGCTGCTTCACGTGGTCGACCATCGACATCAGGCCGACCGGGTCGCTGCCGCCGCCCCGGCGCAGCGCCTGGGGTGAGTAGACGTCCCAGCACCTGCTGCTGCGGGTGGCCGACGGGTAGATCACGATGAACCCGTAGCGGTCCGCCAGCGACGCGTACTGCGTGCCGGAGTAGAACGCCGGGCCCGTTCCGGTGCAGTAGTGCATGGCCAGCAGGACCGCCGGACGGGCCGCCACCCGGTCCGGCACGTACAGGTGCATCTGGAGGTTGGTGGGGTTGCTGCCGAAGCTGGTCACCTGGGTGAGCGTCGCCGCCGACGCCGGCGTGGCGACTGTCAACGCCGCGGCGGCCACCGCCACCACTGCCATGAGGACGCCGAGCATCCGTGTCTTGAGTGTCATCGTCGCGATCCCTTGAGAAAGGCGCGTGGAAGGGACGTGAGTCGAGGAGTGCCCTTCGCCCGACCGGTGACCGCGGCTCGCGTGACCAGGTCAGCTTCAATCGAGCACGCTCGATTGTCAAGGATTCCGGAAACCTTTCGGCGTCACGGTCCCGGCGACGACCTGCGCGTCGGCGGCCGACGACGGCGGTCGCCGGCGGCGCCGGGCGGGGCCCGATTATCGGCGGGTTTTCCGGAACGCCGAGCCGTCAGTGGATCTCGCGCCCCCGCTTGTCCGGCACCCCGGACTTGCGGAAGAAGTACGTGTTGATCTGGTCGCGCCACTCGGTGGCGGAGCGCACCTGCTCGTCGAGGCGTTCGGCGACCCGCTCGTACACGCTCGGGTCGATCGTCCCGCGCAACGTCTGCCACCGCCGTCGCATCGCCGTCACCTCCTCGACACCGGCGAAGTGGGTGTCGTAGATGTGCTGGATGACCGTCGACCCACTGTGCAGCACATGCCCGTACGGCACGTGGTGGAAGAAGAGCAGCAGCTCGTCCGGGCAGCTCTCGGGGGACTCGTAAGTCGTCGCCCAGTGCGGCGGGTACTGCCCGGCGAAGCCGGTGCCGGTCGCCCGGCTGCGGTCCACGCCCACGCCGTCGCGGTCGGCGAAGTGGTAGGTGCCCCACCGGGTGTACTCGTACCCGTCCACCCCGGGCCCGTAGTGGTCACCGGGGTTGACCATGAAGCCGACGCCCAGCGGGGCGGTGTATCGCTCGTACGTGCGCCACGAGTCGTCCATGATCTCGTGCAGGACCCGCCGGACCAGTTCCGGATCGGCGGTCGCCGACGGCGGGAAGGTCAGTGTGATCCACTCGTCGAGGATCGCCGCCGGGTCCCGTCCGGGGTCCCAGGCCAGCCGGCCGAACGTGTACAGGTTGGCCTGCGCCAGCGGATGCCCGGTCCAGAAGGGATCGTCGCCGACGTTGGCGACCGCCACCAGCCCGCCGCCCACCGCCCCCGCGACCACGTCGGCTATCGTCCGCCCGTCCGGACCCCAGGGCGCGAAGCGCAGCACCTCGCTCCACCAGGGCCCGAGGTGGCAGACGTGCCGCTGTTGACCCGTGTACTCCTGGGTGACCTGCAACTCCACCGCCAGTCGGGTGGCCGGCATCGCGGCGAGCACCGGCGACACCGGCTCCCGGGTCTGGAAGTCCACCGGGCCGTGCTTCACCTGCACGATGACGTTCGTCCGGAA
It contains:
- a CDS encoding response regulator transcription factor, yielding MIRVLIADDQAMVRTGFGMIIGAQPDMVVVGEAADGVLAVELARRLRPDVVLLDIRMPRLDGLEALRLLAGPGVADPVRVVVVTTFDLDEYVHTALGNGACGFLLKDSGPALLVEAVRAAVSGDALISPSITVRLLEHLSSPAPALDHCGLSPRELDVVKLVARGLTNAEIAGQLFIAVGTVKTHLASVQSKLGARNRVEIAAWAWARRLVD
- the sthA gene encoding Si-specific NAD(P)(+) transhydrogenase; amino-acid sequence: MYDYDVVVLGSGPSGQKAAIAAAKLGRRVGIVDRRDMIGGVCINTGTVPSKTLREAVLYLTGLSQRDLYGSSYRVKEDITVSDLAARTQHVITRQTDVIRNQLARNRVTMITGTGRFADAHSIWVDGGAGRESKVTFDKAIIAAGTRPARPDSVDFDDRTIVDSDGVINLQAVPRSMVVVGAGVIGMEYASMFAALGTKVTVVERRERMLDFCDDEVVESLKYHLRDLSVAFRFGEEVAAVEKHQTAALCVLKSGKKIVADTVMYSAGRQGQTDDLALEAAGLAADRRGRIAVDATYRTPVENIYAVGDVIGFPALASTSMEQGRLAAQHACGEPIREMHDLQPIGIYTIPEISFVGQTEAQLTESSTPFEVGVARYRELARGQIVGDSYGMLKLLVSPDDGRLLGVHVFGTAATEIVHIGQAVIGCGGTIDYLIDAVFNYPTLAEAYKVAALDASNKIRNITRIDG
- a CDS encoding endo-1,4-beta-xylanase; this translates as MALFMTAPAAAGTTLGTSAAEKGRYFGAAVAAFKLNDSAYTTILNREFNSVTPENEMKMNATEPQQGRFSYTDADRIVSHARSRGMSVRGHTLAWHSQQPGWMESMSGSALRSAMLNHVTQVATHFRGQVVAWDVVNEAFADGSSGARRDSNLQRTGNDWIEAAFRAADAADPNAKLCYNDYNTDNWTHAKTQAVYNMVRDFKSRGVPIDCVGFQSHFNNDSPYVSNYRTTLSSFAALGVDVQITELDIQGAPANTYRSVVEDCLAVARCTGITVWGIRDSDSWRSNQTPLLFNGSGQKKPAYDAVLAALNSGTTPTDPPTDPPTDPPTDPPTDPPTQGGCTATVSVNQWTGGFVANVRVTAGSSALNGWRVAITLPSGATVTNAWSANRSGSSGATTWTNVAYNGQVAAGQSTEFGFQANGTAGSLSPSCSAS
- a CDS encoding PHB depolymerase family esterase is translated as MTLKTRMLGVLMAVVAVAAAALTVATPASAATLTQVTSFGSNPTNLQMHLYVPDRVAARPAVLLAMHYCTGTGPAFYSGTQYASLADRYGFIVIYPSATRSSRCWDVYSPQALRRGGGSDPVGLMSMVDHVKQRYSADPTRIFATGTSSGAMMTNVMLGVYPDVFAAGASFAGVPFACFATGGTSEWNSQCANGQLIRTAQQWGDLVREAYPGYTGQRPRMQVWHGTNDDTLRYPNFGEQVKQWTNVHGLSQTPTYTDTPQSGYTRTRYGGNGPLAPVEAISMQGVTHNIPVDAAQVIRFFGLDGAAPPTTPPPTTPPPTTPPPTTPPPSGGGCRVAYTVNAWNTGLTASVAITNTGSSVVSGWELTFTLPTGQRITSGWNAQYAPASGAVTARNVSYNATIAPNAAVEIGFQATHEGGTGKPSSFALNGTACAVS